In the genome of Streptomyces racemochromogenes, one region contains:
- a CDS encoding GNAT family N-acetyltransferase, with amino-acid sequence MSRGTGTGTATATDPGADSGHGAGGRAPVCAHVLDNAAWASLSAAHSAFAEHPYATPPGTPRAARYDPDVAPFAALADPADPRSWADLAALVGPGGTAALSGLLTPPEGWDTVGSVEGVQLVDTSLRAEPAPEAVRLGAADVPEMLALIGLTKPGPFLPRTVELGTYLGIRHRGRLIAMAGERLHPPGWTEISAVCTHPAHRGRGLATRLVRGVAAGIRERGEIPFLHTAAANTGAVRLYESIGFTVRRRPFFMAVRAPAGRPAEHP; translated from the coding sequence ATGAGCCGGGGCACGGGCACCGGCACGGCCACGGCGACGGACCCGGGCGCGGACTCGGGTCACGGCGCGGGCGGGCGGGCCCCGGTCTGCGCGCACGTCCTGGACAACGCGGCCTGGGCCTCGCTGTCCGCTGCGCACTCCGCCTTCGCCGAGCATCCGTACGCAACGCCGCCCGGCACGCCCCGCGCCGCCCGCTACGACCCGGACGTCGCCCCCTTCGCCGCCCTCGCCGACCCGGCCGACCCCCGCTCCTGGGCCGACTTGGCCGCCCTGGTCGGCCCGGGCGGGACCGCCGCGCTCTCCGGCCTCCTGACCCCGCCCGAGGGCTGGGACACCGTCGGCTCCGTCGAGGGGGTCCAGCTCGTCGACACCTCCTTGCGCGCCGAACCCGCGCCGGAGGCGGTTCGGCTGGGGGCCGCCGACGTACCGGAGATGCTCGCCCTGATCGGGCTCACGAAGCCGGGGCCCTTTCTGCCCCGCACCGTGGAACTGGGCACCTACCTCGGCATCCGCCACCGGGGCCGGCTGATCGCCATGGCCGGCGAGCGGTTGCACCCGCCCGGGTGGACCGAGATCAGCGCGGTGTGCACCCATCCCGCGCACCGGGGCCGGGGCCTGGCGACCCGGCTGGTGCGGGGCGTGGCCGCGGGCATCCGCGAGCGGGGCGAGATCCCCTTCCTGCACACCGCCGCGGCCAACACGGGCGCCGTCCGCCTCTACGAGTCGATCGGTTTCACGGTGCGGCGCCGCCCCTTCTTCATGGCGGTCCGGGCCCCGGCCGGCAGACCCGCCGAACACCCCTGA
- a CDS encoding LLM class flavin-dependent oxidoreductase, whose translation MKFLAITLITDSADPVTGAPTPTRERFREVVAAAQLAESLGFDGFGVGERHERPFLSSSPPVVLSHIAALTSRIRLFTAVTTLSLLDPVRAYEDYATLDHLCDGRLELMIGKGNGTAQRELFHVTPEDQWARNTEGYELFRRIWREDEVTAEPRFRPALSGAEVLPRPYQRAVRIWHGSATSRESVDLAARYGDPLFSANVTHPIGPYAELIRHYRERWEHYGHDPAHAVVGAGTAGFHTAPTSQQAARAYRPAFARYLDAHARQGLDPVFPTLEDFIERSSALIGSPQQVIEKVHRYHAEFGHTVLHLQAEPGGLTQAGHRASLELFQSDVAPVLRREIPGPSFPGPSAVEGPVGALRQPQVHR comes from the coding sequence GTGAAGTTCCTGGCCATCACCCTGATCACGGATTCCGCGGACCCCGTGACGGGTGCCCCCACCCCCACGCGGGAGCGGTTCCGCGAGGTCGTGGCCGCCGCACAGCTGGCGGAGTCGCTCGGCTTCGACGGTTTCGGGGTGGGCGAGCGCCACGAACGGCCGTTCCTGTCCTCCTCTCCGCCCGTGGTGCTCTCCCACATCGCCGCGCTGACCAGCCGGATCCGGCTGTTCACCGCCGTCACCACTCTGAGCCTGCTCGATCCGGTGCGGGCGTACGAGGACTACGCGACGCTCGACCACCTCTGCGACGGCCGCCTGGAGCTGATGATCGGCAAGGGCAACGGCACCGCGCAGCGGGAGCTCTTCCACGTCACCCCCGAGGACCAGTGGGCGCGCAACACCGAGGGCTACGAGCTGTTCCGGCGGATCTGGCGCGAGGACGAGGTGACCGCCGAGCCGCGCTTCCGTCCGGCGCTGAGCGGGGCGGAGGTGCTGCCGAGGCCGTACCAGCGGGCCGTCCGGATCTGGCACGGCAGCGCCACGAGCCGCGAGTCCGTCGACCTCGCCGCACGCTACGGGGACCCGCTCTTCTCCGCGAACGTCACCCATCCCATCGGCCCCTACGCCGAGCTGATCCGCCACTACCGGGAGCGCTGGGAGCACTACGGGCACGATCCGGCGCACGCGGTCGTCGGGGCGGGCACGGCAGGGTTCCACACGGCCCCCACCTCGCAGCAGGCGGCGCGGGCGTACCGGCCGGCCTTCGCCCGGTACCTCGACGCGCACGCGCGGCAGGGGCTGGATCCGGTGTTCCCGACGCTGGAGGACTTCATCGAGCGCAGCTCGGCGCTGATCGGCAGCCCCCAGCAGGTGATCGAGAAGGTCCACCGCTACCACGCGGAGTTCGGCCACACCGTCCTGCACCTCCAGGCCGAGCCGGGCGGGCTCACCCAGGCCGGGCACCGGGCCTCGCTGGAGCTCTTCCAGTCGGACGTCGCCCCGGTGCTGCGGCGCGAGATCCCCGGCCCCTCCTTCCCCGGGCCGTCAGCGGTCGAGGGGCCTGTGGGCGCTCTCCGGCAGCCGCAGGTACACCGCTGA